From the genome of Streptomyces sp. NBC_01304:
AGTTCCAGGGCCGGGGCATAGCGGTCGCGGCGGCCCGCCTGGCCGTCGAGCGGGCACGCGCGGCGGGCCGGCACCCGGCGGTGCACGCGTTCCCCTCGGTCGACCACCCCGCCTCCAACACGATCTGCCGCAAGGCCGGGTTCGAGCTGCTCGGGGAGGTCGACTTCGAGTATCCGAAGGGGAGTTGGCTGAAGTCGAACGACTGGAGGGTCGAGCTCTAGGGCTCGGGGTCGCTCGGGGTCGCTCGGGGGTTTTCGCTTGACAGCACCCGGGGCCTTCCCGCACATTTATCTGCGTGACGCAGAGAATGTGTCACGCAGGGGCCAGTGTCGCCCCTCACCACTCCCGCTCCCGGAAGGACCCGGAGAACCATGTCCGCTCCCACCCTGTCCCCCACCACCGTCGAGCCCCGCGCAAGGCCCTCGCGCCGCCGCTGGGCCGTCCTCGGCGTCGTCCTCGCCGCCGACGTGCTCGACCTGGTCGACGCGACGATCACCAACGTCGCCGCGCCCACCATCGCCCGCGACCTCGGCGGCGGCTCCGGCCTCGTCCAGTGGCTCGGCGCCTCCTACGCCCTCGCGCTCGGCGTGCTGCTCGTCGTCGGCGGCCGGCTCGGCGACAAGTACGGCCGGCGCCGGCTGTTCCTCGCCGGCCTCACCGGCTTCACCCTCGCCTCCGTCGCCTGCGGGCTCGCCCAGGGCCCCGAATTCCTGGTCGCCGCCCGCCTCGTCCAGGGCGCGTTCGGCGCGCTGCTCATCCCGCAGGGCTTCGGCATCCTCGGCGCGGTCTTCCCCCGCGAGGAGATCGGCAAGGCCTTCAGCTTCTTCGGCCCCGTCATGGGCCTGTCCGCCGTCGGCGGCCCGATCCTCGCCGGGTTCCTCATCGACGCGAACCTCGCCGGTCTCGGCTGGCGCGCCATGTTCCTGATCAACATCGTGATCGGCGGCGCCGCCCTCGTCGCCGCACTCCGGCTGCTCCCGAAGGACGCGGGCGACGCCGCCACCTCCGTAGACGGCATCGGCTCAGGCCTCCTCGCGGGCGCCATGCTCGGCCTGCTCGGCGGCCTCATCGAGGGCTCCGCGCACGGCTGGACCACGATCCCGCTGCTGCTGATCGCGGGCGGTCTCGCCTTCTTCGCCCTCTTCTGCCGCCGTCAGCGCACGGCCGCGAACCCGCTGATCCAGCCGTCGCTGCTGCGCAATCGCGGCTTCACGTCCGGACTGATCCTCGGCATCGCGTTCTTCGCCGCCATCTCCGGACTGCTGTACGTCTTCTCGCTCTTCCTGCAGGACGGCCTCGGCTTCTCGCCGCTGCGCGCCGCCCTCGGCATCGCACCGGTCGCCGCGGGCATCGTGATCTCGTCCATCGCCTGCTACCAGCTGATCGGCAGGTTCGGCCGCCGGCTCGTCGTCGCCGGACTCCTGATCACCCTGGCCGGTACCGGCTGGCTACTCGCCCTGGTCCTGAACTCCGGCACCGACCTGGGCAGTTGGGCCCTGGCCGCGCCCGCCCTCGTCGTCGGCATCGGCATGGGCACCTGCTTCGGCACCGTCTACGACGTCACCATCGGTGACATCGCCCCCGACGAGGCCGGCAGCGCCGGCGGCTCGCTCGGCGCCGTCCAGCAGCTGGCCAACGCCATCGGCGCGGCCGCCGTCACCACGGTCTACTTCCACACCCTCGGCGCCGCCCACGACACCGCCCACGCCACGGTCGTCAGCCTGACCGTCGTCATCGCCGTCGGCGCGCTCTGCCTCGGCCTGGTCCGCCTGCTGCCCCGCAAGGCGCAGCCGCAGGATCACTGAGGACGGCCGCCGGGCGTGCTACTTGGCGTGGCTGACCGCGTAGATCATCACGAACGCGACGAGGTGGATGCCGAACAGGAAGTACCCGAGGTACCACCAGATCATCTTCTCGTTCTTGCTCTCCTGGGCCAGGCGCCGCTGCTCGAGGGACGACCCCGCGTCGTCGTCGCGCGGCGGCGTCCGGTCCTTCCTCACAGCTCCCCGCACGCCTTCGTGATCACAGCTCCCGGTGCACCTTCGTGTTGGAGGCCTGCGCACGCGGCCGCACCACCAGCAGGTCGATGTTGACGTGCGGCGGCCGGGTGCACGCCCAGGTGATGGTGTCCGCGACGTCGTCCGCGGTGAGCGGCTCGGCGACACCCGCGTACACCTTGGCGGCCTTCTCGCTGTCGCCGCGGAAGCGCGTCGTGGCGAACTCGTCGGTCTTGACCATGCCCGGCGCGATCTCGATGACCCGAACCGGCTGCCCGAGGATCTCCAGGCGGAGCGTCTCGGCGAGCACCCGCGCGCCGTTCTTGGCCGCGACATAGCCCGCGCCGCCCTCGTACGTGGAGTGGCCCGCGGTCGAGGACAGCACGACCACCGTGCCGTCGCCGCTCGCGGTCAGGGCGGGCAGCAGGGCCTGCGTGACGTTCAGGACGCCGATCACATTGACCTCGTACATCTGCCGCCAGTCGGCCGGGTCGCCGGTCGCCACGGGGTCCGCGCCGAGCGCGCCGCCCGCGTTGTTGACCAGGACGGCGATCTCCTTGAACGCCGTGGCGAACTCGTCCACCGCCGCGCGGTCGGTGACGTCGAGGG
Proteins encoded in this window:
- a CDS encoding MFS transporter, whose amino-acid sequence is MSAPTLSPTTVEPRARPSRRRWAVLGVVLAADVLDLVDATITNVAAPTIARDLGGGSGLVQWLGASYALALGVLLVVGGRLGDKYGRRRLFLAGLTGFTLASVACGLAQGPEFLVAARLVQGAFGALLIPQGFGILGAVFPREEIGKAFSFFGPVMGLSAVGGPILAGFLIDANLAGLGWRAMFLINIVIGGAALVAALRLLPKDAGDAATSVDGIGSGLLAGAMLGLLGGLIEGSAHGWTTIPLLLIAGGLAFFALFCRRQRTAANPLIQPSLLRNRGFTSGLILGIAFFAAISGLLYVFSLFLQDGLGFSPLRAALGIAPVAAGIVISSIACYQLIGRFGRRLVVAGLLITLAGTGWLLALVLNSGTDLGSWALAAPALVVGIGMGTCFGTVYDVTIGDIAPDEAGSAGGSLGAVQQLANAIGAAAVTTVYFHTLGAAHDTAHATVVSLTVVIAVGALCLGLVRLLPRKAQPQDH
- a CDS encoding SDR family NAD(P)-dependent oxidoreductase gives rise to the protein MTAAAASASRIAVVTGASSGIGAATARQLAAAGYRVVLTARRKDRIEELAEEINAAGHQAAAYALDVTDRAAVDEFATAFKEIAVLVNNAGGALGADPVATGDPADWRQMYEVNVIGVLNVTQALLPALTASGDGTVVVLSSTAGHSTYEGGAGYVAAKNGARVLAETLRLEILGQPVRVIEIAPGMVKTDEFATTRFRGDSEKAAKVYAGVAEPLTADDVADTITWACTRPPHVNIDLLVVRPRAQASNTKVHREL